The following proteins are encoded in a genomic region of Arcobacter suis CECT 7833:
- the hypA gene encoding hydrogenase/urease nickel incorporation protein HypA has protein sequence MHEYSIVQSLLESCEEHARTNDAKKVTKVVVKIGVLSGVEPDLLQTAFDTFKEQTVCHDAVFLINHQKVVIECFDCNTTSTLEKHEFSCPKCQSVNIKVIDGEDMYLMSLELE, from the coding sequence ATGCACGAATATTCAATAGTTCAATCTTTATTAGAAAGTTGTGAAGAACACGCTCGAACAAATGACGCAAAAAAAGTTACAAAAGTAGTAGTGAAAATTGGAGTTTTAAGTGGAGTTGAACCCGATTTACTTCAAACTGCTTTTGATACTTTTAAAGAACAAACAGTCTGTCATGATGCAGTTTTTTTGATAAATCATCAAAAAGTGGTCATTGAGTGTTTTGATTGTAATACAACTTCAACTTTGGAAAAACATGAGTTCTCATGTCCAAAATGCCAAAGTGTAAATATCAAAGTAATTGATGGCGAAGATATGTATCTTATGAGTTTAGAGTTAGAATAA
- a CDS encoding nucleotide pyrophosphohydrolase — MNIEQIEQRIQKFSDDRNWESFHNPKNLVMALTGEVGELNEIFQWLNFEESLNLPDDVLEHTKEEVADVAIYLLRLCMKLDINLEDAIMNKMTKNEKKYPVETSQGGSKKYSKSREDK, encoded by the coding sequence ATGAATATAGAACAAATAGAACAACGAATCCAAAAATTCTCAGACGATAGAAACTGGGAAAGTTTTCATAATCCAAAAAATCTAGTTATGGCATTAACAGGTGAAGTAGGAGAACTAAATGAAATATTTCAATGGCTAAATTTTGAAGAGTCTTTAAATCTACCTGATGATGTATTAGAGCATACAAAAGAAGAAGTTGCAGACGTGGCTATTTATCTTCTTAGACTTTGTATGAAACTTGACATTAACCTTGAAGATGCCATTATGAATAAAATGACTAAGAACGAAAAGAAATATCCAGTTGAAACATCTCAAGGTGGAAGTAAAAAATATTCTAAGAGTAGGGAAGATAAATAA
- the hypE gene encoding hydrogenase expression/formation protein HypE: MTKTITLAHGNGGAENNELINKVFYNAFKNEILEKSEDAAVIQNGTLAFSTDSFTVSPLFFSGADIGKLAICGTCNDLAMMGAKPKYLTCSVIIEEGFEVEQLERIVASMKKELEVNGAIVVSGDTKVVPKGAVDKIFINTTGIGEILYKDISSNNITTEDVILVNRDIGAHGATIFAAREGMDMNSELKSDCNSLYPQVKALIDAGIKITALRDATRGGVSAVLNEWAKQSNVCIEVEEEKIPVCDEVKGICEMLGFEATNLANEGTFVLAIPQEFAAKAIEVLQTFPEASKACIIGKVTKQYSQKVILNSSWGTKRFLDTPTGELLPRIC, translated from the coding sequence ATGACAAAAACAATAACACTAGCCCATGGAAATGGTGGAGCTGAAAACAATGAGCTTATAAACAAAGTATTTTATAATGCTTTTAAAAATGAGATATTAGAGAAAAGTGAAGATGCAGCTGTTATTCAAAATGGAACATTAGCTTTTAGTACGGATTCATTTACAGTTAGTCCTTTGTTTTTTAGTGGAGCAGATATTGGAAAATTAGCCATTTGTGGAACTTGCAATGACTTAGCCATGATGGGAGCGAAACCAAAATATCTTACTTGCTCAGTTATCATTGAAGAGGGATTTGAAGTAGAACAACTTGAAAGAATTGTAGCTTCTATGAAAAAAGAGCTTGAAGTAAATGGAGCTATTGTTGTAAGTGGAGATACAAAGGTAGTTCCCAAAGGTGCTGTTGATAAAATCTTCATAAACACTACAGGAATTGGAGAAATCTTATACAAAGACATTAGCTCAAACAATATAACTACAGAAGATGTAATTCTAGTAAATAGAGACATTGGAGCTCACGGAGCTACTATTTTTGCTGCACGTGAGGGAATGGATATGAATTCAGAGCTTAAAAGTGATTGTAACTCTTTATATCCACAAGTGAAAGCTTTGATTGATGCAGGTATTAAAATAACAGCTTTAAGAGATGCCACAAGAGGTGGAGTTAGTGCTGTTTTAAATGAATGGGCAAAACAATCAAATGTTTGTATAGAAGTAGAAGAAGAAAAAATTCCAGTATGTGATGAGGTAAAAGGAATTTGTGAAATGTTAGGTTTTGAAGCAACAAATCTTGCAAATGAGGGAACTTTTGTTCTTGCAATTCCACAAGAATTTGCAGCTAAAGCTATTGAAGTTTTACAAACATTTCCAGAAGCTTCAAAGGCTTGTATTATTGGAAAGGTAACTAAACAATATTCTCAAAAAGTAATACTAAATAGTTCTTGGGGAACAAAAAGATTTTTAGATACACCAACTGGTGAACTTCTTCCAAGGATTTGTTAA